The proteins below come from a single Microtus pennsylvanicus isolate mMicPen1 chromosome 13, mMicPen1.hap1, whole genome shotgun sequence genomic window:
- the Dph2 gene encoding 2-(3-amino-3-carboxypropyl)histidine synthase subunit 2 isoform X3 codes for MAEALAALLRPKYQDLLISSPALPLPVGSPSSQPEPLERFGRRFPLSPGKCLEEYGAFYVGGSQASSDPILDPDLSRLLLGWTPGRPFISCCPDTGQTQDQGAQAGRLRARRLYLVERARDARVVGLLAGTLGVAQHREALAHLRKLTEAAGKRSYVLALGRPTPAKLANFPEMDVFVLLACPLGALAPQPSGGFLRPVLMPCELEAACNPAWPPPGLAPHLTHYAELLPGSPFHVPLPPPESELWDTPDVSLISGELRAPPSWKLPRDTGCSALAQRPQLDLAESSPAASFLSSRSWQGLEPRLGQTPVKEAVRGRRGIAIAYEDEGSS; via the exons ATGGCAG AGGCTTTGGCCGCTCTCCTGCGCCCAAAGTATCAAGATCTGCTCATCTCCAGTCCAGCTCTGCCCCTGCCAGTGGGGTCCCCAAGTTCACAGCCTGAGCCTCTTGAACGTTTTGGACGACGCTTCCCCCTGAGCCCAGGAAAGTGTCTGGAAGAATACGGTGCCTTCTATGTGGGGGGCTCTCAAGCTAGCTCTGACCCTATACTTGATCCAGACCTGAGCAGACTGCTCTTGGGATGGACACCAGGACGACCCTTCATTTCCTGCTGTCCAGACACAGGACAGACACAGGACCAGGGTGCCCAGGCTGGGCGGCTAAGAGCTCGAAGACTGTATCTTGTAGAGCGGGCCAGAGACGCCCGTGTAGTAGGGCTGCTGGCAGGCACATTAGGTGTAGCTCAACACCGCGAGGCCCTGGCACACTTGCGGAAGCTGACTGAGGCTGCTGGGAAACGGAGCTACGTATTGGCCCTGGGGAGGCCCACACCTGCCAAGCTTGCCAACTTCCCTGAGATGGACGTCTTTGTGCTTTTGGCCTGTCCTCTGGGAGCCCTAGCCCCCCAACCTTCAGGTGGCTTCTTGCGGCCTGTATTGATGCCATGTGAACTGGAGGCTGCCTGTAACCCTGCCTGGCCACCGCCAGGCCTGGCTCCCCACCTCACACATTATGCGGAGCTGTTGCCCG gTTCCCCCTTCCATGTGCCACTCCCACCACCTGAGTCAGAGCTGTGGGACACCCCAGATGTATCCCTCATTTCTGGGGAGCTCCGAGCACCACCTTCGTGGAAATTGCCACGTGACACTGGGTGCTCTGCCCTAGCTCAAAGGCCACAACTGGATCTGGCTGAGAGCAGCCCTGCAG CTTCGTTCCTCAGTTCCCGGAGCTGGCAGGGGCTGGAGCCCCGCCTGGGCCAGACACCAGTGAAAGAAGCCGTCCGCGGAAGACGGGGTATTGCCATTGCCTATGAGGATGAGGGAAGCAGCTGA
- the Dph2 gene encoding 2-(3-amino-3-carboxypropyl)histidine synthase subunit 2 isoform X2: MFILGDTAYGSCCVDVLGAEQAGAQALVHFGPACLSPPARLLPITFVLGQRSVALELCAKAFEAQNPDPTAPVVLLSEPACAHALEALAALLRPKYQDLLISSPALPLPVGSPSSQPEPLERFGRRFPLSPGKCLEEYGAFYVGGSQASSDPILDPDLSRLLLGWTPGRPFISCCPDTGQTQDQGAQAGRLRARRLYLVERARDARVVGLLAGTLGVAQHREALAHLRKLTEAAGKRSYVLALGRPTPAKLANFPEMDVFVLLACPLGALAPQPSGGFLRPVLMPCELEAACNPAWPPPGLAPHLTHYAELLPGSPFHVPLPPPESELWDTPDVSLISGELRAPPSWKLPRDTGCSALAQRPQLDLAESSPAASFLSSRSWQGLEPRLGQTPVKEAVRGRRGIAIAYEDEGSS, translated from the exons ATGTTCATTTTGGGAGACACGGCTTATGGCAG ctgctgtgtggatgttCTGGGTGCTGAGCAGGCTGGAGCACAAGCCCTTGTCCATTTTGGTCCTGCCTGCTTAAGCCCCCCTGCCCGTCTGCTGCCCATCACCTTCGTCCTTGGTCAGCGCTCTGTTGCCTTAGAGCTCTGTGCAAAGGCCTTTGAAGCCCAGAACCCAGATCCCACAGCCCCGGTAGTACTGCTGAGCGAGCCAGCTTGTGCCCACGCCCTAG AGGCTTTGGCCGCTCTCCTGCGCCCAAAGTATCAAGATCTGCTCATCTCCAGTCCAGCTCTGCCCCTGCCAGTGGGGTCCCCAAGTTCACAGCCTGAGCCTCTTGAACGTTTTGGACGACGCTTCCCCCTGAGCCCAGGAAAGTGTCTGGAAGAATACGGTGCCTTCTATGTGGGGGGCTCTCAAGCTAGCTCTGACCCTATACTTGATCCAGACCTGAGCAGACTGCTCTTGGGATGGACACCAGGACGACCCTTCATTTCCTGCTGTCCAGACACAGGACAGACACAGGACCAGGGTGCCCAGGCTGGGCGGCTAAGAGCTCGAAGACTGTATCTTGTAGAGCGGGCCAGAGACGCCCGTGTAGTAGGGCTGCTGGCAGGCACATTAGGTGTAGCTCAACACCGCGAGGCCCTGGCACACTTGCGGAAGCTGACTGAGGCTGCTGGGAAACGGAGCTACGTATTGGCCCTGGGGAGGCCCACACCTGCCAAGCTTGCCAACTTCCCTGAGATGGACGTCTTTGTGCTTTTGGCCTGTCCTCTGGGAGCCCTAGCCCCCCAACCTTCAGGTGGCTTCTTGCGGCCTGTATTGATGCCATGTGAACTGGAGGCTGCCTGTAACCCTGCCTGGCCACCGCCAGGCCTGGCTCCCCACCTCACACATTATGCGGAGCTGTTGCCCG gTTCCCCCTTCCATGTGCCACTCCCACCACCTGAGTCAGAGCTGTGGGACACCCCAGATGTATCCCTCATTTCTGGGGAGCTCCGAGCACCACCTTCGTGGAAATTGCCACGTGACACTGGGTGCTCTGCCCTAGCTCAAAGGCCACAACTGGATCTGGCTGAGAGCAGCCCTGCAG CTTCGTTCCTCAGTTCCCGGAGCTGGCAGGGGCTGGAGCCCCGCCTGGGCCAGACACCAGTGAAAGAAGCCGTCCGCGGAAGACGGGGTATTGCCATTGCCTATGAGGATGAGGGAAGCAGCTGA
- the Dph2 gene encoding 2-(3-amino-3-carboxypropyl)histidine synthase subunit 2 isoform X1, with amino-acid sequence MESTFSSPAETALQREAGVPGLLTPPEDLDRVYELERVTKFVCDLGCQRVALQFPDQLLGDAAAVAARLEEVTGSKMFILGDTAYGSCCVDVLGAEQAGAQALVHFGPACLSPPARLLPITFVLGQRSVALELCAKAFEAQNPDPTAPVVLLSEPACAHALEALAALLRPKYQDLLISSPALPLPVGSPSSQPEPLERFGRRFPLSPGKCLEEYGAFYVGGSQASSDPILDPDLSRLLLGWTPGRPFISCCPDTGQTQDQGAQAGRLRARRLYLVERARDARVVGLLAGTLGVAQHREALAHLRKLTEAAGKRSYVLALGRPTPAKLANFPEMDVFVLLACPLGALAPQPSGGFLRPVLMPCELEAACNPAWPPPGLAPHLTHYAELLPGSPFHVPLPPPESELWDTPDVSLISGELRAPPSWKLPRDTGCSALAQRPQLDLAESSPAASFLSSRSWQGLEPRLGQTPVKEAVRGRRGIAIAYEDEGSS; translated from the exons ATGGAGTCTACGTTCAGCAGCCCCGCGGAGACGGCCCTACAGCGGGAGGCCGGCGTCCCAGGACTGCTCACTCCTCCCGAAGACCTTGACCGAGTGTATGAGCTGGAGCGAGTCACAAAATTTGTCTGCGACTTAGGGTGTCAGCGG GTGGCACTACAGTTCCCTGACCAGTTACTGGGAGACGCTGCAGCAGTGGCTGCACGGCTGGAGGAAGTCACGGGATCTAAGATGTTCATTTTGGGAGACACGGCTTATGGCAG ctgctgtgtggatgttCTGGGTGCTGAGCAGGCTGGAGCACAAGCCCTTGTCCATTTTGGTCCTGCCTGCTTAAGCCCCCCTGCCCGTCTGCTGCCCATCACCTTCGTCCTTGGTCAGCGCTCTGTTGCCTTAGAGCTCTGTGCAAAGGCCTTTGAAGCCCAGAACCCAGATCCCACAGCCCCGGTAGTACTGCTGAGCGAGCCAGCTTGTGCCCACGCCCTAG AGGCTTTGGCCGCTCTCCTGCGCCCAAAGTATCAAGATCTGCTCATCTCCAGTCCAGCTCTGCCCCTGCCAGTGGGGTCCCCAAGTTCACAGCCTGAGCCTCTTGAACGTTTTGGACGACGCTTCCCCCTGAGCCCAGGAAAGTGTCTGGAAGAATACGGTGCCTTCTATGTGGGGGGCTCTCAAGCTAGCTCTGACCCTATACTTGATCCAGACCTGAGCAGACTGCTCTTGGGATGGACACCAGGACGACCCTTCATTTCCTGCTGTCCAGACACAGGACAGACACAGGACCAGGGTGCCCAGGCTGGGCGGCTAAGAGCTCGAAGACTGTATCTTGTAGAGCGGGCCAGAGACGCCCGTGTAGTAGGGCTGCTGGCAGGCACATTAGGTGTAGCTCAACACCGCGAGGCCCTGGCACACTTGCGGAAGCTGACTGAGGCTGCTGGGAAACGGAGCTACGTATTGGCCCTGGGGAGGCCCACACCTGCCAAGCTTGCCAACTTCCCTGAGATGGACGTCTTTGTGCTTTTGGCCTGTCCTCTGGGAGCCCTAGCCCCCCAACCTTCAGGTGGCTTCTTGCGGCCTGTATTGATGCCATGTGAACTGGAGGCTGCCTGTAACCCTGCCTGGCCACCGCCAGGCCTGGCTCCCCACCTCACACATTATGCGGAGCTGTTGCCCG gTTCCCCCTTCCATGTGCCACTCCCACCACCTGAGTCAGAGCTGTGGGACACCCCAGATGTATCCCTCATTTCTGGGGAGCTCCGAGCACCACCTTCGTGGAAATTGCCACGTGACACTGGGTGCTCTGCCCTAGCTCAAAGGCCACAACTGGATCTGGCTGAGAGCAGCCCTGCAG CTTCGTTCCTCAGTTCCCGGAGCTGGCAGGGGCTGGAGCCCCGCCTGGGCCAGACACCAGTGAAAGAAGCCGTCCGCGGAAGACGGGGTATTGCCATTGCCTATGAGGATGAGGGAAGCAGCTGA